From a region of the Alkalicoccobacillus plakortidis genome:
- a CDS encoding winged helix-turn-helix transcriptional regulator: MKVCNDGFDRDFIEGKTDMYAIAFTQNVLSGRWKYFILWYLKGDTRRYSDIKAFLGNLSQGSLTKQLKELENDGVIKREVYPVVPPKVEYSLTEKGIKLMPVLDAMEIFGKEYGESNQD, encoded by the coding sequence ATGAAGGTTTGTAATGACGGTTTTGACCGTGATTTTATTGAAGGTAAAACTGATATGTACGCCATTGCATTCACACAAAATGTGTTATCAGGCAGATGGAAATACTTTATCTTATGGTACTTAAAAGGAGACACACGAAGATATTCAGATATTAAAGCATTTTTAGGAAACTTGTCACAAGGATCTCTCACAAAACAGCTTAAAGAACTAGAGAATGATGGTGTTATTAAGCGCGAAGTATATCCAGTGGTTCCTCCAAAAGTAGAATACTCTTTAACTGAAAAGGGGATTAAATTGATGCCAGTCCTTGATGCGATGGAGATTTTCGGTAAAGAATATGGTGAAAGCAATCAGGACTAA